The proteins below come from a single Bombyx mori chromosome 19, ASM3026992v2 genomic window:
- the LOC101736609 gene encoding cytadherence high molecular weight protein 2 isoform X2 — protein MNKLEIKTNSDGSGSNAETCNKEKTTNNETIKESKTSRNDEEEILNSSVDGKDSTLKKSNIASNENNVTSNYYETAEDIQKILESPKPDDQENATMLPDDTLRDKTYTQTLAPTLQDVLNDFVTESDDSDKEPKMEIVEDSNKSIDDGNESKFPQDDDSSNMAITDIAKNAKGLSAEFVEEVLLSEIQDSGIQALKSKSINLKKTQKANIENKSNTKTQDTIVIDSEKEKETINAESKNDTIEVEEHQDINSNKDKTNNIKAPEKEKVLDQHHNKQSQNSSGDTLIPNNQECLSKNSLSNQNEKSPEHREEEEHILNVSRKRTSSEETLVLEQKKRKNENSTKFDEILQDVATHNKNEQNGLDKDRAKINEIKKKENVIANKSKPSNNKAKPAYENPCLKSVNLFADQFNNLESDDSETSGAINNTINKVGSNDEFENIQTAILKKDVIVLQSHSETESHTEKTPKKDRKIGRLQRKKALANVFGFSSGTVTSSRKTKLSLKKSSPHQKYNETGSRTSDWTSESETEVFVSPPRARRNRQTKKYLKPKSARILSLEEEGGLFVMYGKKIYPLVKDGKMVKNYLTYKPNSESEFEDEKYWKQKYAEEKKKTEELKKLLEESKKGESDPILSPILPAPRNTIRPSNIGSTSHKEVQVKESAHEEQDENKTMKIKLTRNNEEVYLEGRWPQIQTVLKQVVSIIDTKTHQDNAENNILKVPEQSTVITSGESTPVAFDPVTHEKVDKIESEIFKEIEERDKEEHPKETVASKTSEDNVTKRGRGRPRKSSSISTHSVPKKSRTSITSEERTPTKKNESDSKKSITDNERKSLKEPAVSPRKNKSPKKSNNESSNDEEAVGVRTTRSSIGKLRRSGNTSKIDESNIRYMLPTKKATKRITASNTNKTTRKSNRSFAIPSVYSSPDNSRASESTQGYQDSDLSPTKIIRRRRSNLPTAVANKNKNKQRRNVGRKLLVVTQDYSTDSNNSLCGIPVKNRTLRSSSEIYKTDSYLYLFANSKRPLKRLDKIEETIPMANDGFNASSENRIETLKTHYLRSPQNTDIGSSSNVSLPQSPELSLVENISVCKDMISSTEHIGNLNEKQERNTAAISHHSTYLISEVDVTIPLMEQLSEVKVSGGNGLNKSTDVPISESLVNQIGNVGLRDSVSVTDALDKRLSELLLESAKKISQPANVNDMEVDENISVLAKKSKGKKRCSTPRKKKEEKKTKTVNIEAIDEHMEYSRAGARSCPPSINVIDENAMDCDENNYVTKIDKVRKKKDIIKVKILRPRKKSRSKEKYVISVNEISEMSICTDSGINATETEGLFPLDDSVDLIHNHSETCLHTNECVADSVEFVDISNTIISLNSDSSRSRDWIQEMGFKNAQSSFPNLETEVQEIEMGVNAKDNEQGIDSRKTDDYNLMENLGHSENKNIEIMNTSLMTEDLSDETHTPSQPECQFSKWFLFSEDDTSNVNLDQCRSNTGGSGSNLKQIFPIACAIPDLSTITEMSKENEDSRKTNLNIDYLSGGDSTNLFSAYIDN, from the exons ATGAATAAACtggaaattaaaacaaatagtgATGGTTCTGGCAGTAAtg CTGAAACATGCAACAAAGAAAAGACAACTAATAATGAGACAATCAAAGAATCAAAGACAAGTCGAAATGATGAAGAGGAGATACTGAATAGTTCAGTTGATGGCAAAGATTCTACTCTTAAAAAGTCAAACATAGCttcaaatgaaaataatgtaaCAAGTAACTACTATGAAACAGCTGaagatatacaaaaaatattagaatctCCAAAGCCTGATGATCAAGAAAATGCAACCATGTTACCAGATGATACTCTCAGAGACAAAACTTACACACAAACTCTTGCACCAACCTTACAAGATGTGTTAAATGATTTTGTAACAGAATCTGATGACTCCGATAAGGAACCGAAAATGGAAATAGTTGaagattcaaataaaagtattgATGATGGAAATGAATCAAAATTTCCGCAAGATGACGATAGCTCTAATATGGCTATCACCGATATTGCGAAGAATGCTAAGGGGCTGTCTGCTGAATTTGTTGAAGAAGTATTGTTGAGTGAGATTCAAGACTCTGGGATACAAGCATTAAAATCgaaatcaattaatttaaagaaaacacAGAAagctaacattgaaaataaaagtaACACAAAAACACAGGACACAATTGTGATTGATtctgaaaaagaaaaagagaCTATTAATGCTGAAAGTAAAAACGATACAATAGAAGTAGAAGAACATCAAGATATTAACTCTAATaaagataaaacaaataatatcaaAGCACCTGAAAAGGAAAAGGTTTTGGATCAGCATCACAATAAACAGTCGCAAAATAGTTCTGGGGACACTTTGATTCCCAATAATCAAGAGTGTTTGAGCAAGAATAGTTTGAgtaatcaaaatgaaaaatCTCCTGAAcacagagaagaagaagaacatatATTAAATGTTTCAAGAAAAAGAACTAGTTCAGAAGAAACTTTAGTTTTAGAACAGAAGAAGAGAAAGAATGAGAATTCAACAAAGTTTGATGAAATACTTCAGGATGTAGCAACACACAACAAAAATGAACAAAATGGCTTAGATAAAGATAGAGCAAAAATCAATGAAatcaaaaagaaagaaaatgttATTGCAAATAAATCAAAACCAAGTAATAACAAAGCAAAACCTGCATATGAAAACCCATGTTTAAAGAGTGTTAACTTATTTGCTGATCAATTCAATAATTTAGAATCAGATGATTCAGAAACAAGCGGAGCtattaacaatacaataaacaaagttGGATCTAATGATGAATTCGAAAACATACAGACAGCCATTTTAAAAAAAGACGTAATTGTTTTACAATCTCATTCAGAAACTGAGAGTCACACCGAAAAAACTCCGAAAAAGGACAGAAAAATCGGCAGATTGCAAAGGAAAAAGGCCTTGGCTAATGTTTTTGGATTTTCCAGTG GAACAGTAACATCAAGCAGAAAGacaaaattaagtttaaaaaagtCGAGTCCACACcaaaaata TAACGAAACGGGCTCTCGTACAAGCGATTGGACATCGGAAAGCGAAACCGAAGTGTTTGTGTCGCCGCCCCGGGCTCGACGGAACAGACAAACTAAGAAGTATTT AAAACCGAAATCTGCACGAATACTGTCTTTGGAAGAGGAAGGAGGTCTCTTCGTGATGTACGGCAAGAAAATTTATCCCCTTGTCAAAGACGGAAAAATGGTTAAAAATTATCTCACTTACAAACCTAATA GCGAGTCGGAATTTGAAGATGAGAAATATTGGAAACAGAAATATGCCGAGGAAAAGAAGAAAACTGAAGAGTTGAAAAA ATTACTGGAGGAATCAAAAAAAGGCGAATCCGATCCTATTCTTTCTCCTATACTACCTGCACCGAG aaacaCCATCAGACCCTCTAACATTGGAAGCACTA GCCACAAAGAAGTGCAAGTAAAAGAATCTGCTCACGAAGAACaagatgaaaataaaacaatgaaaattaaacTGACCAGAAATAACGAG GAGGTGTACTTGGAAGGCAGATGGCCTCAGATCCAGACAGTATTGAAACAAGTCGTCAGTATAATTGATACAAAAACGCACCAGGACAACGCGgagaataatattttgaaagttCCCGAACAATCGACGGTTATAACCAGCGGTGAATCAACGCCGGTCGCTTTTGACCcag TTACACACGAGAAAGTCGATAAAATCGAAAGCGAAATTTTCAAAGAAATCGAAGAGCGCGACAAAGAAGAACATCCCAAAGAAACTGTAGCGTCAAAAACTTCAGAGGATAATGTAACTAAACG AGGTCGAGGACGACCCCGGAAGTCATCGTCGATTTCAACACACAGCGTCCCAAAGAAATCTAGAACATCGATTACCTCAGAGGAAAGAacacccacaaaaaaaaatgaatctgACAGTAAGAAATCGATAACGGACAATGAAAGAAAGAGCTTGAAAGAACCGGCCGTTTCACCACGAAAGAATAAATCGCCAAAGAAATCGAATAATG AATCATCAAATGATGAAGAGGCAGTAGGCGTTAGGACGACAAGGAGTTCTATTGGAAAATTGCGGCGATCTGGCAACACCAGCAAGATCGACGAAAGCAACATTCGGTACATGCTCCCAACAAAGAAAGCCACAAAAAGAATTACCGCAAGTAATACCAACAAAACAACTCGGAAATCGAATAGAAG CTTTGCAATACCATCCGTATACTCATCTCCCGACAACTCCCGCGCGTCAGAGAGCACACAAGGCTATCAAGATTCCGATCTGAGTCCCACGAAAATTATAAGGAGAAGAAGATCAAATTTGCCGACAGCTGtggcgaataaaaataaaaataaacagagaCGTAACGTAGGTAGAAAGTTGCTTGTAGTAACTCAAGATTATTCAACGGACTCTAATAATTCATTATGCGGTATCCCCGTAAAGAATCGGACGCTTAGGAGTTCCAGTGAAATTTACAAAACCGATTCGTATTTATATCTTTTCGCAAATAGTAAACGCCCCCTTAAGAGACTGGATAAGATCGAGGAGACGATTCCCATGGCTAATGATGGTTTCAATGCGTCTTCCGAAAATCGAATTGAAACGCTCAAAACACATTATCTTCGTTCGCCGCAAAATACAGACATCGGTAGCTCTAGTAATGTTTCTCTGCCGCAATCTCCCGAACTGTCGCTGGTCGAAAATATCTCTGTCTGCAAAGACATGATCAGTAGTACTGAACACATTGGCAATCTAAACGAAAAACAAGAAAGAAATACAGCGGCCATTTCCCACCACAGTACATACCTGATTTCTGAAGTGGATGTCACCATACCTCTAATGGAGCAACTGAGCGAAGTGAAAGTAAGCGGCGGGAATGGGCTGAATAAATCGACGGATGTGCCTATTTCGGAATCTCTCGTGAATCAGATAGGCAATGTTGGCTTGAGAGATAGCGTATCCGTGACCGACGCTTTAGATAAAAGACTGAGCGAATTGCTGTTAGAAAGTGCGAAGAAGATATCCCAACCTGCAAATGTTAATGATATGGAAGTCGACGAAAACATATCGGTACTGGCAAAGAAATCAAAAGGCAAGAAGCGATGCTCGACGCCGCgtaaaaagaaagaagaaaaaaaaacgaaaactgtCAATATCGAAGCCATTGATGAACACATGGAATATTCTCGAGCAGGGGCGAGATCCTGCCCTCCTTCGATAAATGTCATTGATGAAAACGCTATGGATTGCGACGAAAATAATTACGTTACCAAAATCGACAAAGTTCGAAAAAAGAAAGACATAATAAAAGTGAAGATACTACGGCCCAGAAAAAAAAGCAGATCAAAAGAAAAATACGTCATATCGGTAAATGAAATTAGCGAAATGTCAATCTGTACTGACAGCGGGATTAATGCCACGGAAACGGAAGGCTTGTTTCCTCTCGATGACAGCGTGGACCTTATACATAATCATTCGGAAACTTGTCTACACACAAATGAATGTGTAGCGGACAGCGTCGAATTTGTTGATATCTCAAATACAATTATTTCCTTGAACAGCGATTCTAGTCGATCACGGGATTGGATCCAGGAAATGGGATTTAAAAATGCCCAAAGTAGTTTTCCTAATTTAGAGACTGAAGTACAAGAAATAGAAATGGGCGTTAATGCAAAAGACAACGAACaag GCATAGACTCGAGAAAAACGGATGATTATAATCTAATGGAGAATTTAGGTCATTCCGAAAATAAGAACATTGAAATCATGAATACTAGTCTTATGACGGAAGATTTATCTGATGAAACCCATACTCCGTCGCAACCAGAATGTCAATTTTCAAAGTGGTTTTTATTCAGTGAAGATGATACTTCTAATGTGAACTTAGACCAATGTAGGTCAAATACTGGCGGTTCTGGATCAAAtcttaaacaaatatttcctatAGCTTGTGCCATTCCCGATTTATCTACTATCACAGAAATGTCAAAAGAAAATGAGGATAGtcgaaaaacaaatttaaatatagatTACTTGAGTGGCGGCGACTCGACGAACCTGTTTAGTGCTTACATAGACAATTAG